From Candidatus Methylomirabilis limnetica, a single genomic window includes:
- a CDS encoding nitric-oxide reductase large subunit has product MSPHPSTPVSKAKVYRTFAQALLIKKYWWLHALIVGLISVVGLIALGVWTYASAPPLVNFVAVSNSGTVVIPEWEIQRGKQVFFLKGLMTYGSFWGDGGERGPDYTAEALHHTSVSMRKYYSAEIVKSRPLTQDDLGMIDSRVKREIHTNLYDEKAGVIALNDAQIFAYQELITHYTRTFTDATYEEAFMKGRIENHISNPADLKALASFFFWGGWVSGANRPGEDYSYTHNWPPDQSVNNYPTFPTYLWSFISIFVLFAGTMLVLYIYGEMKTLPGEPFNGRDWSLTTVDLENKGDAYVRPTQRATYKFFAFAVILFLVQILAGILSAEDFVGGGPGSFLATSVLGFTIPFTVTRGWHLIVQIYWFFMAWVGYTLFFLPRISKVPNGQRFLINLLFTLCVIVGAGALFGIYFGHTGWFANDEMAYWFGSQGWEFLELGRFWHILMLSSFCLWVFIIFRAVRPWLTSQNMWSVPAWLFYGSGMMVLFLFFGLFMTPTQNFAIADYWRWMNIHMWVEVTFEVFTTCIIGYMLVQMGLVNRAMAERVIFLAVMMFLVTALIGISHNFYWIAKPTGIIALGSVFSTMQVLPLLLITLDAWKMRTERIKAHEAVAEGKQRFVMDGVWTFILAVNFWNIFGAGIMGSMINLPIVNYYEHGTYLTGSHAHAAMFGVKGNIAIAGMLFACQHLFQRSAWNEKLIKTIFWSLQIGLSLMIGLDLFPIGLYQVATVFKEGLWAARAQSHVTDSVWVTLTWLRTIGGAIFLFGGVLPLAWFILSRGTRMVREAATVEEGEWTIYDKEKAKERESWAASDEAF; this is encoded by the coding sequence ATGAGTCCTCATCCTAGTACACCTGTCAGCAAGGCGAAGGTCTACAGGACCTTCGCGCAAGCCCTATTAATTAAGAAATATTGGTGGCTTCATGCTTTGATCGTCGGCCTGATCAGCGTCGTCGGCCTCATCGCTCTCGGCGTCTGGACCTACGCGAGCGCTCCCCCGTTGGTAAATTTTGTGGCGGTATCCAATAGTGGAACGGTGGTGATTCCAGAGTGGGAAATCCAGCGTGGGAAGCAAGTGTTTTTCCTGAAGGGCCTGATGACGTATGGCTCCTTCTGGGGAGACGGAGGGGAGCGCGGGCCGGATTACACCGCCGAAGCTCTGCATCATACTTCCGTGTCCATGAGAAAGTACTATTCGGCCGAGATCGTAAAGAGTCGTCCTCTGACCCAAGACGACCTGGGTATGATCGATTCGCGGGTCAAGCGGGAGATTCATACGAATCTCTACGACGAGAAAGCCGGCGTTATTGCCCTTAACGATGCCCAGATTTTTGCGTACCAGGAGTTGATCACCCATTATACGCGGACGTTTACGGATGCCACCTATGAAGAAGCGTTTATGAAGGGAAGGATCGAAAATCATATCAGCAACCCAGCAGACCTCAAGGCACTAGCGTCGTTCTTCTTCTGGGGGGGCTGGGTTTCCGGGGCGAATCGACCGGGTGAGGACTATAGTTATACACACAACTGGCCACCCGATCAGTCCGTCAACAACTACCCGACGTTCCCGACGTATCTCTGGAGCTTTATCTCGATCTTCGTGCTGTTCGCGGGTACCATGTTGGTCCTATACATCTACGGGGAAATGAAGACCCTGCCTGGCGAGCCGTTCAATGGGCGGGATTGGTCGCTGACCACGGTTGACCTTGAAAACAAGGGTGACGCCTATGTTCGTCCCACCCAGCGTGCTACGTATAAGTTCTTTGCCTTTGCCGTGATCCTATTCCTGGTCCAGATCCTGGCAGGTATCCTGAGCGCAGAGGATTTCGTCGGTGGGGGACCGGGTAGCTTCCTGGCGACATCGGTATTGGGGTTTACTATCCCCTTCACCGTTACTCGAGGCTGGCATCTTATCGTCCAGATCTACTGGTTCTTTATGGCCTGGGTCGGCTACACCCTCTTCTTCCTGCCCAGGATTTCGAAGGTCCCGAACGGACAGCGGTTCCTGATCAACCTGCTCTTTACGCTATGTGTCATCGTGGGCGCAGGCGCGCTGTTTGGCATCTATTTCGGACATACGGGGTGGTTTGCTAACGACGAGATGGCCTACTGGTTCGGGAGCCAGGGTTGGGAGTTCCTGGAGCTCGGGCGATTCTGGCATATTCTTATGCTGTCCTCGTTCTGTCTCTGGGTCTTCATCATCTTCCGCGCCGTGAGGCCGTGGCTCACGAGCCAGAATATGTGGTCCGTGCCGGCCTGGCTGTTCTATGGCAGCGGCATGATGGTGCTGTTCCTGTTCTTCGGGTTGTTCATGACCCCGACGCAGAACTTCGCCATTGCGGACTACTGGCGGTGGATGAACATCCATATGTGGGTTGAGGTGACCTTCGAAGTGTTCACCACCTGTATCATTGGGTACATGCTGGTGCAGATGGGTCTGGTGAACCGGGCCATGGCCGAGCGGGTGATCTTCCTGGCGGTCATGATGTTCCTCGTCACCGCCCTGATCGGCATCTCTCACAACTTCTACTGGATCGCCAAGCCAACAGGGATCATTGCACTGGGCAGCGTCTTCTCCACCATGCAGGTGTTGCCTCTGCTCTTGATCACCCTGGATGCCTGGAAGATGCGGACGGAGCGGATCAAGGCCCATGAGGCCGTTGCCGAGGGCAAGCAGCGCTTCGTGATGGACGGCGTCTGGACGTTCATCCTCGCTGTCAACTTCTGGAATATCTTCGGCGCGGGCATCATGGGCTCGATGATCAACCTGCCCATCGTCAACTACTATGAGCATGGTACCTACCTCACTGGTAGTCATGCGCATGCCGCCATGTTCGGCGTCAAAGGCAACATCGCGATTGCCGGTATGCTGTTTGCCTGCCAGCATCTGTTCCAGCGCTCTGCCTGGAATGAGAAGCTGATCAAAACCATATTTTGGTCGCTGCAGATCGGCTTGAGCCTGATGATAGGATTGGATCTGTTCCCGATCGGTCTGTACCAGGTAGCGACCGTCTTCAAGGAAGGCCTCTGGGCCGCACGAGCGCAGTCACACGTAACGGATAGCGTGTGGGTTACTTTGACGTGGCTGCGCACGATCGGTGGAGCGATCTTCCTCTTTGGAGGCGTATTGCCGCTAGCCTGGTTCATTCTGTCCAGGGGAACCCGGATGGTCCGCGAGGCCGCCACAGTTGAGGAAGGCGAGTGGACAATCTACGATAAGGAGAAGGCGAAGGAGCGGGAATCTTGGGCTGCTTCTGATGAGGCCTTCTAG
- a CDS encoding NAD+ synthase: MIGLSLHCEFVQHILTGFIANEVRKTGFSRIVVGLSGGVDSALSAYLGAKALGAENVWALMMPYRTSSPESREHAELVVKQLGIQSDVIEITPMVDAYFERFPESDHVRRGNKMARERMTILFDHSAKLKALVLGTSNKTELLLGYGTLYGDMASAINPLGDLYKTQIRHLARHMGIPEVIVRKAPSGDLWVGQTDEAELGFTYEEVDRILYLMVDRRCEISELIAAGFEERFVRAVLTKVQASQYKRRLPLIAKISARTIDRDFRYPRDWGK, translated from the coding sequence GTGATCGGTCTCTCTTTACACTGCGAATTCGTCCAACATATCCTGACTGGATTCATTGCCAACGAGGTCCGAAAGACCGGGTTCAGCCGTATCGTGGTTGGGCTTTCCGGCGGGGTGGATTCAGCACTGTCCGCCTATCTCGGGGCCAAGGCCCTCGGCGCCGAGAATGTCTGGGCCCTCATGATGCCGTACCGGACCAGCAGTCCGGAGAGCCGGGAGCACGCCGAACTGGTGGTGAAGCAACTGGGCATCCAATCTGACGTTATCGAGATTACGCCGATGGTGGACGCCTACTTCGAACGGTTCCCGGAATCCGATCACGTTCGCCGTGGCAACAAGATGGCCCGCGAGCGGATGACCATCCTTTTCGATCATTCGGCCAAGCTCAAGGCCCTGGTCCTGGGGACCAGCAACAAGACGGAGCTGTTGTTGGGATACGGCACGCTGTATGGAGACATGGCCAGCGCCATCAATCCCCTGGGTGACCTGTATAAGACCCAGATCCGGCACTTGGCGCGCCACATGGGTATCCCGGAGGTCATCGTCCGAAAGGCGCCCAGCGGCGACCTCTGGGTTGGGCAGACCGACGAGGCGGAACTTGGCTTTACCTACGAGGAGGTTGATCGGATCCTCTATCTCATGGTGGATCGCCGTTGCGAAATCTCTGAGCTCATTGCCGCTGGCTTTGAGGAGCGATTCGTCAGAGCCGTTCTCACTAAGGTCCAGGCCTCTCAGTACAAGCGGCGCCTGCCTCTCATCGCCAAAATCTCTGCCCGCACCATCGACCGCGACTTCCGCTACCCCCGCGACTGGGGCAAGTAA
- a CDS encoding nitrilase-related carbon-nitrogen hydrolase, whose translation MSRHTIALAQINPALGDLERNLALHEKTAEEAIRRGASLLVFPELSLTGYFLKDLVSSVALPMTSPILGRLRDLSQRIDLVVGLVEESSEHLFYNAAIYLSMGEIQHVHRKVYLPTYGIFDEQRYLAEGGQIRTFRARVGRSAILICEDMWHPSAAYVASIDGMEILISPSASPGRGGLEEGKSFANARAWETINRAYAQLFTCYVLFANRVGYEDGACFWGGSEVITPSGEPVAKAEYLSEEILVVEIDPAEVRRARTVNPLLRDERLDVTLRELERVRREGVR comes from the coding sequence GTGAGCCGACACACCATCGCCCTAGCACAGATTAACCCCGCTCTCGGCGATCTGGAGCGGAACCTGGCCCTACATGAAAAGACGGCTGAAGAGGCGATTCGCCGTGGCGCCAGCCTGCTGGTCTTTCCTGAGCTGAGCCTGACCGGATACTTCCTCAAGGACCTCGTTTCATCCGTGGCCCTTCCCATGACCAGTCCCATCCTCGGAAGGCTCAGAGATCTAAGCCAACGCATCGATCTCGTTGTTGGACTAGTTGAGGAGTCGTCAGAACACCTATTCTACAATGCCGCCATTTATCTCTCAATGGGTGAAATTCAGCACGTTCACCGCAAGGTCTACTTGCCCACGTACGGGATCTTCGATGAGCAACGGTATCTTGCGGAAGGCGGCCAGATCAGGACATTTCGCGCGAGGGTCGGTCGGTCTGCGATCCTGATCTGCGAGGACATGTGGCATCCCTCGGCGGCGTATGTTGCCTCCATCGATGGGATGGAGATCCTCATCTCTCCCTCTGCCAGTCCGGGTCGCGGGGGTCTGGAGGAGGGCAAATCTTTCGCGAACGCTAGGGCCTGGGAAACGATCAATCGGGCCTATGCCCAACTCTTTACCTGCTATGTCCTCTTCGCGAATCGGGTCGGTTACGAAGATGGGGCTTGCTTTTGGGGAGGCTCAGAGGTGATCACCCCCTCCGGCGAGCCGGTGGCCAAGGCAGAGTACCTCAGCGAGGAGATCCTGGTGGTCGAGATCGATCCCGCAGAGGTGCGCCGGGCCAGAACGGTAAATCCATTGCTTCGAGATGAGCGGTTGGATGTCACACTTCGAGAGCTCGAGCGGGTAAGAAGGGAGGGGGTCAGGTGA